The DNA segment GCATCAGGACCAGTACAGGTGGTGGGGATACCCACGAAGGCAGCTATATTCTGTTTGCGGTAGATCAGGATAATGCCCATTTGACACCTGACAATATCACTCTGACCGCCAACGGCATTACGCTGTATGGCGTTGGAGGCTGGTTTCGGAGTTCCGGTGGTCCCGAAATAGTCTTCACTACGGATGGGGATGCTGTCGATTTCACAGGACAGCAATCCAGCGTGTTTGACTGGACATTTCTCGGATTCATCGACGACGGTGGATTCACAACCCTGCTCATCGATACCGCGGATACGATTGGCGATGATATTCGCATCTTCTTTTCCGACGATTTCACCATCGCCGCACAAGCCGGGGCCTTCCCTGGGCAGAATCTGCAATTCAGCAGTGTGAGTTACAACGCCAGCGAAAATGCGGGTTCCGCCGCAATCACCGTGACACGCTCCGGTGGCAGCAGCGGCGCGCTCTCAATCGATTACGCCACCACCGGTGACGGAACAGCGACGCCAGGTCAGGACTTTACCACAACCTCCGGTACACTTGACTTCGCGGAGGGCGAAACCAGCAAACAGTTTACCGTTGAGTTGCTCGATGATGCCATTTTCGAAGGTGACGAGACCGTCGGTCTTCTGCTCACCGGCAGCAGTGTTGGTGCGCTCAATACCGCTACCTTGACGCTCACGGAAAACGATGCACAGCCCTTCGGCAGTGTGGAATTCAGTGGCTCAAACTATCAAGTGGGTGAGGATGCCGGGAGTCTGACCGTCAGTGTGCAGAGAAACGGCGGCAGTGTCGGTGCCGGATCTGTCGACTACAGCGTAAGTGACGGTACGGCTACTGCAGGGAGTGATTATTCAGCCACATCCGGATCTCTGGCCTTTACCGACGCCCAGATCAGCGGCACTTTTACCATAGACATTCTTGACGATGCATTACAAGAGGGTACCGAATCAATTATCCTCAGTTTGAGCAATGCAGTCAGTGTTTCACTCGGTGCTGGAGACTTCGCGGAAGTCCATATCGTGGATGATGAGCCTACACCGGCCATGGGCAGCATTCAGTTCAGCGGTTCTGCGTACAGTGTTTCTGAAACTGCCACTGAGATCGCAATTCCTGTGGTAAGAATCAGCGGTAGCATGGGGGCTGTCAGTGTCACCTGTACTACCACGGATTCCAGTGCCACGGCTGGCAGTGACTACGTGGCGACACAAAGTACGATCAACTTTGCAGCAGGCGAGACCCTGCAGAACTGTCGTATACCGATTACCGATGACAGTGCATATGAAAATGACGAGGTGTTCAATGTCACCCTTAGTGCTCCTGCCGGGGGAGCGGTTCTGGGTACAACTTCGTCAGCAAATGTAACCATCGAAAGCAATGATTCCGCACCAGCCGCAGGCAGTCTTCAATTCGGATTATCCAGTTTTGAGCAGGTAGAGAACGGGTCGGTTGCCACCATAACAGTCGCGCGTAGCGGTGGCAGCAGCGGAACGGTAACGGTGGATTATGCCACTGTGAACGGTACCGCCACCGCAGGCAGTGACTACACCGCAGCCAGCGGCAGTCTCACCTTTGCAGACGGGGTGACATCCAGCTCATTCCAGGTTTCGATTCTTGATGACAACAGCTATGAGGGTGACGAGACTGTTTCTTTACAGTTGAGTAATCCGGGTGGCGGTGCCGTGATCGGAAATGTAGGAAGTGCTGTACTCACACTTCAGGATGATGAGCAAGCACCTGCCTCAGGCACGTTGGTCTTCGAGCTGGATGGTTTTTCAGCGAATGAGTTTGACGGTAGTGTCAGGATCAATGTCGTACGTCAGGGCGGCAGCAGCGGCGCGGTTTTGGTCAATTACGCCACCAGTGACGGTACCGCCATGGCTGGCAGCGACTATTCCGTAGCTAGTGGCACGCTCTCATTCGCGGAAGGGGAGATTTCACAGGGCTTCGATGTGACGCTTGCAGACGACGCGGATTTTGAAGGCAGCGAAACCATTAATCTGACCCTCAGTGATCCCTTCGGTGCCGTTCTAGGGAGTCCGTCTTCAGCGACGATCACACTCTCTGACGATGATGATCCTCCAGCAGGTGGCGCCTTGGATTTTTCTGCCGGGAACTACACCGTTTCCGAGGATGGAACCAGCGTCACAATATCCGTAACCCGCAGTGGCGGATCCACCGGAGCTGTTTCGGTTGACTATGCCACTTTGGATAACAGCGCGGTGGCGTCGTCAGACTATACCTTTGCTACCGGCAGTATCAGTTATGCTGACGGTGAATCGGGCAGCAAGTCGTTCGATGTTCAAATCGTTGATGACACAGATCTGGAAGGGAATGAGCTGGTCAATCTGGTGCTTACCAATGTACAGGGTGGTGCAGTGCTGGGTGGACAGAGTCAATCTTTCCTCACTATCACTGATGATGAAGCGCAATCCGCTTCGGCAGTACTCGGTTTTTCGGTGAACAGTCTCTCTGTCAGTGAAGACTCGGGCAATGCATCCATCACCATCACTCGAACCACTTCAACATCAGGCACCATTACTGTTGATCTTTCTGTAGACTCCTCAGATGCGACGGCGGGAATCGATTACAACGTCACCACTGGAACCCTGCAATTCAATGACGGTGAAACTGAAAAGGTTTTCACAGTCCAGATCCTTGACAATACCGTAACCGATGGCAATAGAACGATTACCTTCACACTTGGTAATGCAACTGGCACTGCTGTCATC comes from the Candidatus Thiodiazotropha sp. CDECU1 genome and includes:
- a CDS encoding Calx-beta domain-containing protein, translating into MLDIKSVVRFLPLLMLLVPFQSGAAVTVYCCDATAEAQYIQDLNALQTVSVDLATESFEGDAWNNTRTTPQLTVTNQSITWGATSNEVAGIRTSTGGGDTHEGSYILFAVDQDNAHLTPDNITLTANGITLYGVGGWFRSSGGPEIVFTTDGDAVDFTGQQSSVFDWTFLGFIDDGGFTTLLIDTADTIGDDIRIFFSDDFTIAAQAGAFPGQNLQFSSVSYNASENAGSAAITVTRSGGSSGALSIDYATTGDGTATPGQDFTTTSGTLDFAEGETSKQFTVELLDDAIFEGDETVGLLLTGSSVGALNTATLTLTENDAQPFGSVEFSGSNYQVGEDAGSLTVSVQRNGGSVGAGSVDYSVSDGTATAGSDYSATSGSLAFTDAQISGTFTIDILDDALQEGTESIILSLSNAVSVSLGAGDFAEVHIVDDEPTPAMGSIQFSGSAYSVSETATEIAIPVVRISGSMGAVSVTCTTTDSSATAGSDYVATQSTINFAAGETLQNCRIPITDDSAYENDEVFNVTLSAPAGGAVLGTTSSANVTIESNDSAPAAGSLQFGLSSFEQVENGSVATITVARSGGSSGTVTVDYATVNGTATAGSDYTAASGSLTFADGVTSSSFQVSILDDNSYEGDETVSLQLSNPGGGAVIGNVGSAVLTLQDDEQAPASGTLVFELDGFSANEFDGSVRINVVRQGGSSGAVLVNYATSDGTAMAGSDYSVASGTLSFAEGEISQGFDVTLADDADFEGSETINLTLSDPFGAVLGSPSSATITLSDDDDPPAGGALDFSAGNYTVSEDGTSVTISVTRSGGSTGAVSVDYATLDNSAVASSDYTFATGSISYADGESGSKSFDVQIVDDTDLEGNELVNLVLTNVQGGAVLGGQSQSFLTITDDEAQSASAVLGFSVNSLSVSEDSGNASITITRTTSTSGTITVDLSVDSSDATAGIDYNVTTGTLQFNDGETEKVFTVQILDNTVTDGNRTITFTLGNATGTAVIDSNNGTLTLTIVDDESSSGGDSGGGGGGGSLDLLVLMLMLVIVLQYSRLYDYSLLRRLFLQR